In the Gymnogyps californianus isolate 813 chromosome 3, ASM1813914v2, whole genome shotgun sequence genome, one interval contains:
- the LOC127014669 gene encoding damage-control phosphatase ARMT1-like isoform X4 — translation MFRIGTFVLHLFQKGVEAEKRAISFLSKLRNELQTDKPVTRLEDELPDAVLWNQYLDYQRNLSNGNGEPSWFQSPWLYVECYMYRRIHAALAQNPPIDKFDVFKEGKAQNFFESQEAVIALCTYFQELLKNIKDLDEKQLQEELFKLLQVSLWGNKCDLSFSAGEDSSQKSSPLQSLENMIPYILVNDMEKLWLLLINAKKRNTETSSVRVDIILDNAGFELVSDLVLADFLLSSKLADEVHFHGKSIPWYVSDTTKHDFNWTIKQLQSANHMWMSRCGINWEGNLKKGVWVYRDHMFWTLPHDFSSMAEVAPELYADIQKSNLILFKGDLNYRKLTGDRKWEYTVPFHEALNKFHPAPLCSLRTLKSDTQVGLKPGQGEQIQASEPEWMVSGKYGVVQFDGAL, via the exons ATGTTCAGAATAGGAACTTTTGTTCTCCACTTATTTCAGAAGGGTGttgaagcagagaagagagctATATCTTTTCTCTCCAAACTGCGGAATGAACTGCAAACAGACAAACCAGTGACCCGTTTAGAAGATGAGCTGCCTGATGCTGTGCTGTGGAACCAATACCTAGACTACCAACGAAATTTATCAAATGGAAATGGAGAACCAAGTTGGTTTCAGTCCCCTTGGTTATATGTAGAGTGTTACATGTATCGAAGAATTCATGCAGCATTAGCACAGAA CCCACCTATTGACAAATTTGATGtatttaaagaaggaaaagctcaAAATTTCTTTGAATCCCAAGAGGCTGTTATTGCCTTATGCACTTACTTTCAGGAACTTCTTAAAAACATCAAGGATCTAGATGAAAAGCAACTTCAGGAGGAACTTTTTAAGCTATTGCAG GTGTCATTGTGGGGCAATAAGTGTgacctttctttttcagctggtgAAGACAGCTCTCAGAAATCTAGTCCTTTACAATCCCTGGAAAACATGATACCTTACATCTTAGTGAATGATATGGAAAAACTTTGGTTACTACTTATAAAcgccaaaaaaagaaatacagaaacaagtAGTGTTAGAGTTGACATAATCCTGGATAATGCCGGATTTGAACTTGTGAGTGATCTTGTGTTGGCTGACTTCCTGTTATCGTCAAAGCTAGCTGATGAAGtccattttcatggaaaaagtATTCCATGGTATGTGTCAGATACCACAAAGCATGATTTTAACTGGACTATTAAACAACTGCAGTCAGCTAATCATATGTGGATGTCTAGATGTGGGATAAACTGGGAGGGCAATTTGAAAAAGGGAGTTTGGGTTTACCGTGATCACATGTTTTGGACTTTGCCACATGACTTTTCCAGTATGGCTGAAGTTGCTCCTGAATTGTATGCTGATATACAGAAGTCAAACTTGATCCTTTTCAAAGGTGATCTAAACTATAGAAAATTAACAGGAGATAGAAAATGGGAATACACTGTTCCGTTTCATGAAGCCTTGAACAAGTTTCATCCTGCACCTCTCTGTAGTTTGAGAACACTGAAATCTGACACTCAGGTTGGCCTAAAACCTGGACAAGGAGAACAAATTCAGGCTTCTGAACCTGAATGGATGGTGAGTGGAAAATACGGGGTTGTTCAGTTTGATGGTGCTCTCTAG